One genomic window of Nicotiana sylvestris chromosome 10, ASM39365v2, whole genome shotgun sequence includes the following:
- the LOC104242724 gene encoding uncharacterized protein, translating to MTTPRKEKKRESRRQEKAEKAALLDKSIEKELLERLSKGVYGDIYNYPERKYLEILGREAMQVASEEEDEEEHEVEYVEGYDDLEKEDDMEDFDGLGIRDSGLDDDTVGMDGEDEDDDGEAVAVHQKRDRKDSVLARRRAEKDEPSANSKKKAKVLVEVSMYIVR from the exons ATGACCACACctaggaaagaaaagaaaagagaatctCGCCGACAGGAAAAGGCTGAAAAAGCAGCTCTTCTCGATAAA AGCATTGAGAAGGAACTGCTGGAACGCCTTTCTAAAGGAGTGTATGGTGATATATACAATTATCCTGAGCGGAAGTATCTAGAGATTCTTGGTAGGGAAGCAATGCAGGTGGCTagcgaagaagaagatgaggag GAACATGAAGTGGAATATGTTGAAGGCTATGATGATCTTGAAAAGGAAGATGATATGGAAGATTTTGATGGTCTTGGAATTAGAGACAGTGGCTTGGATGATGATACCG TTGGAATGGACGGCGAGGACGAGGATGATGATGGAGAGGCTGTTGCAGTTCATCAGAAGAGGGATAGAAAGGATTCTGTTTTAGCTAGAAGAAGAGCAGAGAAAGATGAGCCAAGtgcaaattcaaagaaaaaggcGAAAGTGCTTGTGgag GTGTCAATGTACATTGTACGATGA
- the LOC138879851 gene encoding uncharacterized protein, protein MPGHDTEKCWRLKNAMQELIDNRRIEVQAPEAPNINQNPLPAHHEANMIELLYKGAEPKKPSQTVMMIRSIEAKEEENVVRVKPTAQPKWGNDKPVVVIGKGSSVVTKKPEPAELVVPGASSAPVAIVKGAYIEPVVIKPEESCEAQGLTRSGRCFALEELRKARVTKDNPLLVKKAVTEEEAKEFLKKMKVQDYSIVEQLRKMVIFSDDELPVEGTEHNKALYLTVKCEDSVVTRVLIDNGSSANICPLSTLNKLRIDDDRIHKNSVCIRGFDGGGTDTVGDIIFELTIGPIEFTMEFQVLDIAVSYKILLGRPWIHATKAVPSTLHQMVKFEWDRQEVVLHGEDHTCTVSDAIVPFIDTDDDKGPWVYQVFDTITVDKVPKGKSIPRPRVASATAMVVSEMLSNGFVLGKGLGAELQGVVQPVSLPKNLDTFGLRFKPTTTDVRRAHKLKKKAWVLSKPIPCLSRSFVRPDVRKQLLAKVSGSLIGAE, encoded by the exons atgccggggcacgatactgagaaATGCTGGAGATTGAAGAACGCGATGCAGGAACttattgataatcgccgtattgaagtacaggctccggAGGCGCCAAACATTAATCAAAACCCGTTGCCGGCGcatcatgaggccaacatgattgaactgCTATATAAGGGAGCAGAGCCTAaaaagccctcacagacggtcaTGATGATCCGTTCTATTGAAGCCAAGGAGGAGGAAAATGTAGTTAGGGTAAAGCCAACAGCTCAGCCAAAATGGGGGAATGACAAGCCAGTGGTGGTAATAGGGAAAGGGTCATCCGTCGTCACAAAGAAGCCAGAGCCAGCCGAGTTAGTGGTACCAGgggcatcatctgcacccgtggctattgtgaaaggggcctacatagaaccagttgtcataaagcct GAAGAGAGTTGTGAGGCGCAAGGATTAACTCGGTCAGGACGTTGTTTTGCTcttgaagagttgagaaaggccagAGTTACTAAAGACAATCCATTACTAGTCAAGAAGGCTGTGACGGAGGAAGAAGcgaaagagtttttgaaaaagatgaaagtacaagattattccattgttgaacaactgagaaaaat GGTGATATTTTCTGACgatgaattgcccgtggagggcacagaacataataaagctctctacttgacggtcaagtgtgaagattcAGTGGTTACTCGGGTGTTGATCGATAATGGGTctagtgccaatatttgtccattgtctACACTGAACAAGTTGAggattgatgatgatagaatccaCAAAAATAGTGTTTGcattcgagggttcgacggaggcgGAACAGACACAGTGGGGGATATTATATttgaattgactattggcccgatcgagttcactatggaatttcaggtgctgGACATTGCAGTATCCTACAAaattttgttgggtcgaccatggatccacgcgaccaaagcagtgccttccacgttgcatcaaatggtcaagttcgagtgggacagacaagaggtcgtgctacacgggGAAGACCACACATGCactgtaagtgatgccatcgtgcccTTTATAgatactgatgatgataagggaccgtgggtttatcaggtcttcgacacaaTCACGGTGGATAAGGTGCCgaagggtaaaagcattccacgTCCCAGGGTAGCATCCGCGACTgccatggtagtgtcagaaatgctaAGTAATGGGTTTGTGctagggaaaggtctgggggctgagcttcaaggtgttgttcaacctgtttctttgcccaagaatttggataCCTTCGGGTTGAGATTCAAGCCAACAACGacagatgttagaagggctcataaattgaaaaagaaagcttgggttctttcCAAACCGATTCCATgcctgtccaggtccttcgtcaggccggatGTCAGAAAGCAGTTATTGGCAAAAGTGTCAGGTTCACTGATTGGGGCAGAGTAg